One segment of Pseudodesulfovibrio sp. 5S69 DNA contains the following:
- a CDS encoding site-specific integrase: MENQNTYQTGLSNMDLRRAEKMAREIVGRDLNGDTRQGYSRSFHQLDDLGLTPQEYAGAAVGVKPLSKGRYYALKTAFQYGLAEQIVARLEEVHLLRKADDGGASDQVDHLESLILRDASLLEAQVPDYDRQRKREGLPSAHPGVQVNRKPKGSKRPYLGSLNRAFPDWQKRIFNALPKQHRALLAVVAASGCRPREVREGVAVEVDGGQLVLTINGAKTGAGYGQKIRIMRFEPKSVFEKLLYKAAMKKRLLVEQAASERAVRKAVEGAVLRALGKRWVGKVSLVSFRHQFAADLKGAGVSKVEIALAMGHCSERTQGHYGLACQKRKGRSRGLVHVEGSQPVKRRVLKPGSNESPR, encoded by the coding sequence TTGGAAAATCAGAATACATATCAAACTGGGCTGTCAAATATGGATTTAAGGCGAGCAGAAAAAATGGCTCGGGAGATCGTCGGTCGAGACTTAAATGGCGATACTCGCCAGGGGTATTCTCGATCATTCCATCAGCTCGATGACTTGGGGCTGACACCACAGGAATACGCCGGGGCTGCGGTCGGAGTGAAGCCTTTGAGCAAGGGGAGATATTATGCATTGAAGACAGCTTTCCAATACGGCCTGGCAGAGCAGATTGTTGCTCGCTTGGAGGAAGTCCACTTGCTTAGAAAGGCTGACGATGGTGGAGCTAGTGACCAGGTCGATCATTTAGAGTCTTTGATACTAAGGGATGCAAGTTTGCTTGAAGCTCAGGTGCCAGATTATGACCGGCAGCGGAAACGAGAAGGGTTGCCTTCAGCGCATCCAGGGGTTCAGGTGAATAGGAAGCCTAAGGGAAGTAAAAGGCCATACCTAGGCAGTCTGAATAGAGCATTTCCAGACTGGCAAAAGAGAATATTCAACGCATTGCCCAAGCAGCATAGAGCGCTATTGGCAGTTGTTGCAGCTTCCGGTTGTCGACCGAGAGAAGTGAGAGAGGGAGTGGCCGTTGAAGTAGATGGGGGGCAACTTGTTCTGACCATTAACGGAGCCAAGACTGGCGCTGGATACGGACAAAAAATCCGGATCATGAGGTTTGAGCCGAAGTCCGTTTTTGAAAAGTTACTCTACAAAGCCGCCATGAAGAAGAGACTTCTGGTTGAACAAGCTGCGAGCGAGCGGGCAGTTCGAAAGGCAGTCGAGGGAGCTGTTCTTCGAGCCCTCGGGAAGCGTTGGGTCGGAAAAGTGTCACTGGTTTCATTTAGGCATCAGTTTGCTGCAGATCTCAAAGGGGCTGGTGTCAGTAAGGTTGAAATCGCTTTGGCCATGGGACACTGCAGTGAACGGACTCAAGGGCATTATGGTTTGGCCTGTCAAAAGAGGAAAGGTCGAAGCAGAGGGCTTGTGCACGTGGAAGGTTCTCAACCGGTTAAACGGCGTGTTCTAAAGCCTGGTTCTAATGAATCTCCACGATAA
- a CDS encoding phenylpyruvate tautomerase MIF-related protein, producing MPFIKVETNVSVPDETACLKGVSALAADMLGKPESYVLAVIEPGKKLLFGGTADPAAFVTLDSIGLPEDRTTEFSAAICGFLNRELSVPANRVYIAFGNIQRHLFGWDGGTF from the coding sequence ATGCCGTTCATCAAAGTGGAAACCAACGTTTCCGTTCCCGACGAGACCGCCTGCCTCAAGGGGGTCTCCGCCCTGGCCGCAGACATGCTCGGCAAGCCCGAGTCCTACGTCCTGGCCGTGATCGAACCGGGCAAGAAGCTGCTCTTCGGCGGCACCGCCGACCCGGCAGCCTTCGTCACCCTTGACTCCATCGGCCTGCCCGAGGACCGGACTACCGAATTCTCCGCTGCCATCTGCGGGTTCCTGAACCGGGAGTTGTCCGTCCCGGCCAATCGCGTGTACATCGCCTTCGGTAATATCCAACGGCACCTCTTCGGCTGGGACGGCGGGACGTTCTAG
- a CDS encoding peptidase U32 family protein, with protein sequence MSKKHIPEIMAPAGDKNAFLAAVAAGADAIYVGLKHFSARMQAQNFSISELAQLASLGRDRGTKTYVAMNTLVKPQDVESAGRLIDRLQQNVKPYALIVQDLAMLTLAKQAGYTGELHLSTLANVSHPAGLEVARKLGANRVVLPRELNLDEVKLMADACPKDLDLEIFVHGALCHCVSGRCYWSSYLGGKSGLRGRCVQPCRRLYTRGKEQPERLFSCSDLSLDVLTKPLLSMDRVAAWKIEGRKKGPHYVFYTVKAYQMLRDNPQDAQAKKTAMELLDQALGRPSSHSLFLPQRPFQPIQPKEETSSGRLIGEIRRDQKKLYFEPREQLETGDLVRVGYEDQPGHRTIPIRRRVPKRGRMDIPFSRKHTGPPLPTGTKVFLVDRREPELVKQIRELEKELDFFPAPEMKESTFTPTWPKAAPRTRNKGKSRGKSSPRTEAVSLFRQPPRGKTWDRPAFWLERSVLGKVAGKDTARAQWWLPPVIWPDEDKKYRSLIKEAVRKGAREFVLNAPWQAAYFEDRKNAVLTAGPFCNTANKLALDVLRSLGFSSAIINPELPLEDLQGLAQNPPLPLGFVIKGMWPFGISRFLADAVPFDEAIKSPMNEVAFVRKYGQNNWIFPGWEVDLTKEARTLERLGFKTFVTMLEPWPRNVPRPTRTSEFNWRLKLL encoded by the coding sequence ATGAGCAAAAAACATATTCCGGAAATCATGGCCCCCGCCGGGGACAAAAACGCCTTCCTGGCGGCCGTCGCGGCCGGGGCGGACGCAATCTACGTGGGGTTGAAACACTTCTCGGCCCGCATGCAGGCCCAGAACTTCTCTATCAGCGAGCTGGCGCAACTGGCAAGCCTGGGCCGGGATCGCGGCACCAAGACCTACGTTGCCATGAACACCCTGGTCAAGCCCCAGGACGTGGAATCCGCGGGCAGGCTCATCGACCGGCTGCAGCAGAACGTCAAGCCCTACGCCCTGATCGTCCAGGACCTGGCCATGCTGACCCTGGCCAAACAGGCGGGCTACACCGGCGAGCTGCACCTGTCCACCCTGGCCAACGTCTCCCACCCGGCGGGCCTGGAGGTGGCCAGAAAGCTCGGCGCCAACCGCGTGGTCCTGCCCCGGGAGCTGAACCTGGACGAGGTCAAGCTCATGGCCGACGCCTGCCCCAAGGACCTGGACTTGGAAATTTTCGTGCACGGCGCGCTGTGCCACTGCGTGTCCGGCCGCTGCTACTGGTCCAGCTACCTGGGCGGCAAGTCCGGCTTGCGCGGCCGCTGCGTGCAGCCCTGCCGCCGATTGTATACCAGAGGCAAGGAACAGCCCGAACGGCTCTTTTCCTGTTCGGACCTCTCCCTGGACGTGCTAACCAAGCCCCTGCTGTCCATGGACCGCGTGGCCGCCTGGAAGATCGAGGGCAGAAAAAAGGGACCGCACTACGTCTTCTACACGGTCAAGGCGTACCAGATGCTGCGCGACAACCCGCAGGACGCCCAGGCCAAGAAGACCGCCATGGAACTGCTGGACCAGGCCCTCGGTCGGCCCTCCAGCCACTCCCTGTTTCTGCCCCAGCGCCCGTTCCAGCCCATCCAGCCCAAGGAGGAGACCAGTTCCGGACGGCTCATCGGCGAGATCCGGCGCGACCAGAAGAAGCTCTACTTCGAGCCGCGCGAGCAGCTCGAAACCGGCGATCTGGTGCGCGTGGGCTACGAGGACCAGCCCGGCCACCGGACCATCCCCATCCGCCGCCGCGTACCCAAACGCGGACGTATGGACATCCCCTTTTCCCGCAAGCACACCGGCCCCCCCCTGCCCACGGGCACCAAGGTCTTTCTCGTGGACCGGCGTGAGCCGGAACTGGTCAAGCAAATCAGAGAGCTGGAAAAGGAACTCGACTTCTTTCCGGCCCCGGAGATGAAGGAATCCACCTTCACCCCCACCTGGCCCAAGGCCGCACCGCGCACCCGTAACAAGGGCAAGAGCAGGGGAAAGAGTTCCCCCCGGACCGAGGCCGTGAGCCTGTTCCGCCAGCCGCCCAGAGGCAAGACCTGGGACCGCCCGGCCTTCTGGCTGGAGCGTTCGGTGCTCGGCAAGGTAGCCGGAAAGGATACGGCCCGCGCCCAGTGGTGGCTGCCCCCGGTCATCTGGCCCGACGAGGACAAGAAATATCGCTCCCTGATCAAGGAGGCGGTCCGCAAGGGTGCGCGCGAGTTCGTGCTGAACGCCCCGTGGCAGGCCGCCTATTTCGAGGACCGCAAGAACGCCGTCCTGACCGCCGGACCGTTCTGCAACACGGCCAACAAGCTGGCCCTGGACGTGCTGCGGTCGCTCGGCTTCTCCAGCGCCATCATCAATCCGGAGTTGCCGCTTGAGGATCTCCAGGGGCTGGCCCAGAACCCGCCCCTGCCGCTCGGCTTCGTCATCAAGGGCATGTGGCCGTTCGGCATCTCCCGGTTCCTGGCCGACGCCGTGCCGTTCGACGAGGCCATCAAGAGCCCCATGAACGAGGTCGCCTTCGTGCGCAAATACGGCCAGAACAACTGGATATTCCCCGGCTGGGAGGTGGACCTGACCAAGGAGGCCCGCACCCTGGAGCGGCTCGGCTTCAAGACCTTCGTGACCATGCTCGAACCCTGGCCGCGCAACGTGCCCCGGCCCACCCGGACCAGCGAGTTCAACTGGCGGCTGAAGCTGTTATAA
- a CDS encoding dihydroorotate dehydrogenase electron transfer subunit, with protein MSLRNCRSVKVLKVSPVGQSKTAGEFFELTLERPDWDGWKPGQFVMIRPCSWELDMLWARPFSLCCGDESSVTLFIQAVGRGTRRLAELSPGDVVTMWGPLGNSFAVEPDTPTLLLAGGIGIAPFRGYVEQHPRPENLSLFLAHRLPREYYPYDRLSEAAPCRSMLEAEPSDLDRIIGTLRELIEDNAGQGGLILSCGPTPFMRTIQRFAKEFGARAQLSLENRMACGVGACLGCVTKDGAGHHVQVCTRGPVFWADKVEL; from the coding sequence ATGTCCTTGAGGAATTGCCGCAGTGTCAAGGTATTGAAAGTATCCCCGGTCGGTCAATCAAAAACGGCCGGCGAATTCTTCGAGCTGACGCTCGAACGACCGGACTGGGACGGGTGGAAGCCCGGCCAGTTCGTCATGATCCGGCCCTGCTCCTGGGAGCTCGACATGCTCTGGGCCAGGCCGTTTTCCCTCTGCTGCGGAGACGAGTCGTCGGTGACTCTGTTCATCCAGGCCGTAGGGCGCGGTACCCGGCGCCTCGCCGAGTTGTCGCCCGGCGACGTGGTGACCATGTGGGGGCCGCTCGGCAATTCCTTTGCCGTGGAGCCCGACACCCCGACCCTGTTGCTCGCCGGGGGGATCGGCATCGCACCTTTTCGCGGTTATGTCGAGCAACATCCGCGTCCCGAAAACCTGTCCCTCTTCCTGGCCCACCGGTTGCCGCGCGAATATTATCCGTATGACCGGTTGTCCGAGGCGGCGCCCTGCCGGTCCATGCTCGAAGCGGAGCCGTCCGATCTGGACCGCATCATCGGCACCCTGCGCGAACTGATCGAGGACAACGCCGGACAGGGCGGGCTGATCCTGTCCTGCGGTCCCACGCCGTTCATGCGCACCATTCAGCGTTTTGCCAAGGAGTTCGGCGCCAGGGCGCAACTCTCGCTGGAGAACCGCATGGCCTGCGGCGTGGGCGCGTGCCTGGGCTGCGTGACCAAGGACGGCGCCGGGCATCACGTCCAGGTGTGCACGCGGGGCCCGGTGTTCTGGGCCGACAAAGTGGAACTGTAG
- a CDS encoding metallophosphoesterase family protein, with product MTNLPRDKNEAHTIMIVGDVHASWGELNTLINSQHPEIILQVGDFGYWPGDKRYDPALNLKLGSTRLHWCDGNHEDHKALEHARAAGQLEVTPSCFYQPRGSTLTLPDGRIILFAGGGFSVDNGMRLPGKNWFPNHEILTEEDLANFPDPGKIKIDIVISHTRPREFDVQGLPWTQWPNWWDRTPDSSERALSEVLRRYQPAQWFLGHFHHYQHGEFDGCRWTALGCAGSSERWWDWL from the coding sequence TTGACTAATCTGCCAAGAGACAAGAACGAAGCCCACACGATTATGATCGTTGGAGACGTTCATGCGTCCTGGGGTGAGTTGAATACGCTGATTAACAGCCAACATCCGGAAATTATCCTGCAAGTTGGAGACTTCGGCTATTGGCCAGGAGACAAACGGTATGATCCTGCTCTCAATCTCAAACTTGGATCCACGCGGCTCCATTGGTGCGATGGCAATCACGAGGACCATAAGGCCCTTGAGCATGCCCGAGCTGCCGGTCAGCTCGAAGTCACGCCGAGCTGCTTTTATCAGCCGCGGGGTTCGACACTCACGCTACCAGACGGTCGCATTATACTCTTCGCCGGCGGTGGCTTTTCAGTGGACAACGGGATGCGTTTACCAGGAAAGAACTGGTTTCCCAACCATGAGATCTTGACTGAAGAGGACCTGGCCAACTTTCCAGATCCGGGCAAGATCAAGATCGACATCGTGATCTCGCACACACGGCCCCGCGAATTCGACGTGCAGGGCCTGCCCTGGACACAATGGCCTAACTGGTGGGACCGCACACCGGATTCTTCTGAAAGGGCGCTCAGCGAGGTCCTAAGACGCTATCAGCCGGCACAATGGTTCCTGGGCCATTTTCACCATTACCAGCACGGCGAATTTGATGGTTGCCGGTGGACGGCGCTGGGCTGCGCCGGGTCAAGCGAGCGGTGGTGGGACTGGCTATGA
- a CDS encoding methyl-accepting chemotaxis protein — protein MSIKSKLILIFVSVLLGLAGIFAVNYVGGQYVIKARKLATLAGDGTALFLQARRQEKNFLLRKDEQYTRNALEDADRAGRVLEEIARLKPGLAERCREAQGILKRYEEALDQVNGLYVAMGLTMQQGLRWEFIQAARNMEAEFGKAAMSSEFVIKLLQMRRQEKNYIIRGGDEYVGRVARGAQELRGMLADRFTPEEAAGQLKALQGYLDAFNNYVDKEKRIAAITTGLVEAARSLEPVYAEIADSSAVQSEHDARMIDYFVVGVELAVGAAILLLLLWVMRSINGPLMRLDAFARSVAAGDLDAEPEGAFSAELGALKGVLVDMVANLRAVIGRSREMEEDARTQADAAGRARDEALAQQERVQTLLECMAEAAGRADEVAGKLTSVSLDLKDRTGKIAGSAVTQQERMSESAAAMEEMNATLNEVAMNVSDASNMASEANTEAGQGILVVQRAEKAMSEVAGTVAVLEEGMTRLGTDTESIGQVISVINEIADQTNLLALNAAIEAARAGEAGRGFAVVADEVRKLAEKTMVATKEVEERITAIQAATGRNIRDVKETLSHVAEANGEVGNSVDAFRNIREFSANVADRIEGIAIAARQQSVATEQMSGAVLDVSRLVAGTAEDVQEAASAIAGLAAMAESLQGIIGRLGGDEREPERVPTDQPESRKLGAVQ, from the coding sequence GTGAGCATCAAAAGCAAGTTGATCCTGATTTTCGTATCCGTACTGCTGGGGTTGGCCGGTATCTTCGCCGTGAACTATGTGGGCGGGCAGTATGTGATCAAGGCGCGGAAGCTGGCGACACTGGCGGGCGACGGCACCGCCCTGTTTCTCCAGGCGCGGCGGCAGGAGAAGAATTTCCTGTTGCGCAAGGACGAGCAATACACGCGCAACGCTCTGGAGGACGCGGACAGGGCCGGGCGCGTCCTTGAGGAAATCGCCCGGCTCAAACCGGGGCTGGCCGAACGCTGCCGGGAGGCCCAGGGCATCCTGAAGCGGTACGAGGAGGCGCTGGACCAGGTGAACGGCCTGTATGTGGCCATGGGGCTGACCATGCAGCAGGGGCTGCGCTGGGAGTTCATCCAGGCCGCCCGCAACATGGAGGCCGAGTTCGGGAAAGCGGCCATGAGCTCGGAGTTCGTGATCAAGCTGCTCCAGATGCGGCGGCAGGAGAAGAATTACATCATCCGGGGCGGGGACGAGTACGTGGGCCGGGTGGCCAGGGGCGCGCAGGAGCTGCGCGGCATGCTCGCGGACCGGTTCACCCCGGAGGAGGCGGCCGGGCAACTCAAGGCGTTGCAGGGGTATCTCGACGCGTTCAACAACTATGTGGACAAGGAAAAGCGGATCGCGGCCATCACGACCGGGCTCGTCGAGGCGGCGCGTTCTCTGGAGCCGGTCTATGCCGAGATCGCGGACAGCAGCGCGGTCCAGTCGGAACACGACGCACGGATGATCGATTATTTCGTGGTCGGCGTGGAGCTGGCCGTGGGTGCGGCTATTCTGCTGCTCCTCCTGTGGGTGATGCGGTCCATCAACGGGCCGCTCATGCGCCTTGACGCCTTTGCGCGCAGCGTGGCCGCGGGCGATCTCGACGCGGAACCCGAGGGCGCGTTCAGCGCCGAACTGGGCGCGCTCAAGGGCGTGCTGGTGGATATGGTCGCCAACCTCCGGGCCGTGATCGGGCGGTCGCGGGAGATGGAGGAGGACGCGCGCACCCAGGCTGATGCAGCGGGCCGGGCGCGAGACGAGGCATTGGCCCAGCAGGAACGTGTCCAGACCCTGCTGGAATGCATGGCCGAGGCCGCCGGGCGGGCCGACGAGGTGGCCGGGAAGCTGACGTCGGTATCCCTTGACCTCAAGGACCGCACCGGGAAGATCGCCGGGAGCGCGGTCACGCAGCAGGAGCGCATGTCCGAGTCGGCCGCGGCCATGGAGGAGATGAACGCCACGCTCAACGAGGTGGCCATGAACGTGAGCGACGCGTCCAACATGGCCAGCGAGGCCAACACCGAGGCCGGCCAGGGCATCCTGGTGGTCCAGCGGGCCGAGAAGGCCATGTCCGAGGTGGCCGGGACGGTTGCCGTGCTGGAGGAGGGCATGACCCGGCTGGGCACGGACACCGAGTCCATCGGACAGGTCATCAGCGTGATCAACGAGATCGCGGACCAGACCAACCTGCTCGCCCTGAACGCGGCCATCGAGGCCGCCCGTGCGGGCGAGGCCGGAAGGGGGTTCGCGGTGGTCGCCGACGAGGTACGCAAGCTGGCCGAGAAGACCATGGTCGCCACCAAGGAGGTGGAGGAGCGCATCACCGCCATCCAGGCGGCCACGGGCCGGAACATTCGCGACGTGAAGGAGACGCTGTCCCACGTGGCCGAGGCCAACGGCGAGGTCGGCAATTCCGTGGACGCCTTCCGGAACATCCGGGAGTTTTCGGCCAATGTGGCCGACCGTATCGAGGGCATCGCCATCGCGGCCCGTCAGCAGTCCGTGGCCACCGAGCAGATGAGTGGCGCGGTGCTGGACGTGAGCCGGCTAGTCGCGGGCACGGCGGAGGACGTCCAGGAGGCGGCTTCGGCCATCGCGGGCCTGGCCGCCATGGCCGAGAGCCTGCAAGGGATCATCGGCCGTCTGGGCGGCGACGAGCGGGAACCCGAACGGGTGCCGACCGACCAGCCCGAGAGCCGCAAGCTGGGAGCCGTGCAATAA
- a CDS encoding dihydroorotate dehydrogenase: MDMQVNFGGLSLKNPVMTASGTFGFGLEFAPYGDLTRLGGFVAKGLSLKPREGNPMPRIAETPCGMLNAIGIQNPGVEYFVTRALPMLPWKEVAVIANLYACDAEEFGELAGVLAGEEGVAALEVNVSCPNVKEGGVAFGQDPAQISRVTEAVKKKAGNKHVMVKLSPNVTDIAVCARAAAEGGADSLSLINTLSGMAVDIRNRRPRIANVIAGLSGPAVKPVALRCVHQAVHAVDIPVVGVGGIASAEDALEFILVGAQAVQVGTANFLRPDFAFGLADEMEALLSEIGAAGLDEFRGSLQLPL; the protein is encoded by the coding sequence ATGGATATGCAAGTCAATTTCGGCGGTCTCTCGCTCAAGAACCCGGTCATGACCGCGTCCGGAACCTTCGGCTTCGGCCTGGAATTCGCGCCCTACGGCGATCTGACCCGGCTCGGCGGCTTTGTGGCCAAGGGGCTGTCGCTCAAGCCGCGTGAGGGCAACCCCATGCCGCGTATTGCCGAGACGCCGTGCGGCATGCTCAACGCAATCGGCATCCAGAACCCCGGCGTGGAGTATTTCGTCACCAGGGCGCTGCCCATGCTCCCCTGGAAGGAGGTGGCCGTCATCGCCAACCTCTACGCCTGCGACGCCGAGGAGTTCGGCGAGCTGGCCGGGGTGCTGGCAGGCGAGGAGGGCGTGGCCGCGCTTGAGGTCAACGTGTCCTGCCCCAACGTCAAGGAGGGCGGGGTGGCCTTCGGCCAGGACCCGGCCCAGATCTCCAGGGTCACCGAGGCGGTCAAGAAAAAGGCCGGGAACAAGCACGTCATGGTCAAGCTCTCGCCCAACGTGACCGACATCGCGGTCTGCGCCAGGGCGGCGGCCGAGGGCGGAGCGGACTCCCTGTCCCTGATCAACACCCTGTCCGGCATGGCCGTGGACATCCGCAACCGCAGGCCGCGCATCGCCAACGTCATCGCCGGGCTGTCCGGCCCGGCCGTCAAGCCCGTGGCCCTGCGTTGCGTGCACCAGGCGGTCCACGCCGTGGATATCCCGGTGGTCGGGGTCGGCGGCATAGCCTCTGCCGAGGACGCCCTGGAGTTTATCCTGGTGGGCGCCCAGGCCGTGCAGGTGGGCACAGCCAACTTCCTGCGCCCGGACTTCGCCTTCGGCCTGGCCGACGAGATGGAGGCCCTGCTCTCGGAGATCGGCGCGGCCGGCCTGGACGAGTTCCGGGGCAGCCTGCAACTGCCGCTTTAA
- a CDS encoding DUF6471 domain-containing protein has product MGMTLKWNEEQARNTLKALLASQGLKVADLADRLNAIGVHETQKSIYGKLQRGTFTLAWFLQILKALGLKLETKNI; this is encoded by the coding sequence ATGGGCATGACGTTGAAATGGAACGAAGAACAGGCGCGGAACACGCTCAAGGCTCTACTGGCCAGTCAGGGCCTCAAGGTTGCGGATCTTGCCGACCGCCTCAATGCTATTGGTGTCCATGAGACGCAGAAAAGCATCTATGGGAAATTACAACGTGGGACCTTTACCCTCGCATGGTTCCTGCAAATCCTAAAAGCCCTCGGCCTGAAACTAGAAACAAAGAATATATGA
- a CDS encoding metallophosphoesterase family protein — MILVVGDLHGEFGELNHLINHKRPEIVLQVGDFGFYPKEPEYDPAKRVKAQGTKIYWCDGNHEDHEALELIQVNDQLEVAPNCFYQPQGSILELPDGRRVLFFGGAEFMDKAHRNRGEDWFPQEVPTYLDFAKVMDEPVDIVVSHTAPACFSLKKEPPFGYAKKSWLAKFDEPTPKMLDAILEIVKPKQWFFGHYHVHQVGHDQGVDWTALSYPRSSNRWWIEL, encoded by the coding sequence ATGATCCTGGTTGTAGGTGATCTTCATGGCGAGTTCGGAGAACTCAACCACTTGATCAATCACAAGAGGCCCGAAATCGTGCTCCAGGTGGGCGATTTCGGCTTTTATCCCAAGGAACCGGAGTATGATCCTGCCAAGAGAGTCAAAGCGCAGGGAACCAAGATTTATTGGTGTGACGGCAATCATGAAGATCATGAGGCGCTTGAACTGATCCAAGTTAATGACCAGCTCGAAGTTGCTCCGAATTGTTTTTATCAGCCACAAGGCTCGATACTCGAACTGCCGGATGGAAGGCGAGTATTGTTTTTCGGCGGCGCTGAATTCATGGACAAGGCCCACCGAAACCGTGGAGAAGATTGGTTTCCGCAGGAAGTACCCACGTATTTGGATTTCGCCAAAGTGATGGACGAGCCGGTTGATATAGTTGTCAGTCACACGGCCCCGGCTTGCTTCAGCCTGAAGAAGGAGCCGCCATTTGGTTACGCCAAGAAGTCTTGGCTAGCCAAATTCGATGAACCGACCCCGAAGATGCTTGATGCTATCTTGGAGATTGTGAAGCCGAAACAATGGTTTTTCGGTCATTACCATGTCCACCAGGTTGGCCATGATCAGGGAGTAGATTGGACCGCACTTAGCTACCCCCGTAGCTCAAATAGATGGTGGATTGAATTATGA
- a CDS encoding tyrosine-type recombinase/integrase yields the protein MAINVWFRPYPRKGKKYRAYFKYKGRQPSKAVMTKKEGREWAELKVKEIDAMLKKESSETLMYSAGSKEYLDDCAWMQRQTVTEKYHHYTNFAEWMITAILKKPEDFSFDSISIEIARKYYRHVQNKISTKTANNHIKNLKAMWNWHITEARASFNPWTHIKKNKGEEHQEYVPPTENVVAVLLAAQPWQQDYLNIILKTGCRASDPRRLRWPAVNFDQEWLAFWTRKRVGGEKKYRKISMPKDSKLYEILWRLWEGRDKHSDYVFTNPKTGTGYTRREEAIKYLLADLKNTKGEIQTMGLCTKAGVRSFTLKSLRHFVALRLDDSGKASLTDIQKILGHENATTTDTYLKGLRGDTSRAASILDEDDLEKSLLDQNGAQSGARTKD from the coding sequence ATGGCAATCAATGTTTGGTTCCGCCCTTATCCAAGGAAGGGGAAAAAGTATCGCGCGTACTTCAAATACAAGGGAAGACAGCCGTCCAAAGCGGTAATGACGAAAAAGGAAGGGCGGGAATGGGCCGAGCTGAAGGTCAAAGAAATAGACGCGATGCTCAAGAAGGAAAGCTCAGAAACTTTGATGTATTCCGCAGGATCCAAGGAGTATCTTGACGATTGCGCCTGGATGCAAAGGCAGACTGTCACCGAGAAATACCACCACTACACGAACTTTGCAGAATGGATGATCACGGCCATCCTAAAAAAACCTGAAGACTTTTCTTTCGACTCAATTTCTATTGAGATTGCCCGAAAATATTACAGGCACGTCCAAAACAAGATTTCGACCAAGACAGCCAATAACCACATTAAAAACCTTAAGGCCATGTGGAATTGGCATATCACCGAAGCAAGAGCCTCTTTCAATCCTTGGACTCACATAAAAAAGAATAAAGGTGAAGAGCACCAAGAATACGTTCCACCAACTGAAAACGTTGTGGCCGTTCTCTTGGCCGCTCAGCCGTGGCAGCAAGACTACCTCAACATCATTCTAAAAACAGGCTGCAGGGCAAGTGATCCACGTCGACTGAGATGGCCTGCTGTCAATTTTGACCAGGAGTGGTTGGCATTCTGGACCCGCAAACGTGTCGGCGGCGAAAAAAAGTACCGTAAGATATCAATGCCCAAAGACAGCAAACTGTATGAAATCCTCTGGCGGCTTTGGGAGGGACGTGACAAGCACAGCGACTATGTCTTTACCAACCCCAAAACCGGCACTGGCTATACTCGCCGTGAAGAAGCGATTAAATACCTACTGGCGGACCTGAAAAACACGAAAGGCGAGATCCAAACCATGGGGCTATGCACCAAAGCTGGCGTCAGGTCCTTCACCCTGAAGTCACTTCGACACTTCGTAGCACTTCGCCTGGATGACTCTGGTAAGGCAAGCTTAACTGACATCCAAAAAATCCTTGGACACGAAAACGCAACCACCACAGATACCTACTTAAAAGGACTTCGCGGAGACACTTCACGGGCAGCGTCAATCCTTGATGAGGACGATCTGGAAAAATCACTCCTTGATCAAAATGGTGCACAAAGCGGTGCACGCACGAAAGACTAA